A genomic stretch from Halalkalibacillus sediminis includes:
- a CDS encoding NAD(P)/FAD-dependent oxidoreductase, whose protein sequence is MKPYIIVGAGILGASTAFHLAEKGHQVILIDKKDVGEATRASAGIISPWLSQKQNPELYDVIRLGASYYPQLIGRLKEIGINHLGYDQVGSYHLHKSHDKLEKMMEDAKDRRTAAPEIGKVSLVKGESISKSVPVVGDRMGAVFIEGGAKVNSEIFRNALIEGAKYHGAEIIEGQAELKRNDLPRVHVNDQTLEAEKVIVTTGAWANSLLKEVGINFNVYSTKTQTIKLRLPEADTSKWPVVMLPNNKYIVGFNNHEVLVGAEHHENHDFESFQSASAVFDLLKVAFKFAPGLKEAEIIESRVGFRPIGEKNHPVFGKHPTNEKLIIANGLGASGMTSGPFLGLEIAKIALNEETHLDQTIYQY, encoded by the coding sequence ATGAAACCATATATCATAGTCGGAGCAGGAATACTGGGGGCTTCTACAGCCTTCCATCTCGCTGAAAAAGGTCATCAAGTCATTTTAATTGATAAAAAGGACGTTGGCGAAGCGACAAGAGCTTCTGCCGGTATCATCAGCCCATGGCTTTCACAAAAACAAAATCCAGAATTGTACGATGTAATTCGATTAGGTGCATCTTACTATCCTCAACTGATCGGTCGACTAAAGGAAATCGGAATCAATCATTTAGGCTACGACCAAGTTGGTTCATACCATTTACACAAGAGTCATGACAAATTAGAAAAAATGATGGAAGATGCAAAAGATAGAAGGACAGCAGCTCCCGAAATTGGTAAAGTTTCTCTCGTGAAAGGAGAAAGCATCTCAAAATCCGTGCCAGTTGTGGGGGACCGGATGGGTGCAGTCTTCATTGAGGGAGGAGCTAAAGTCAATAGCGAAATCTTTCGCAATGCATTGATAGAAGGTGCCAAATACCATGGTGCAGAAATTATAGAAGGACAAGCTGAATTGAAGCGTAACGATTTGCCACGAGTCCATGTTAATGATCAAACCCTTGAAGCTGAAAAAGTGATTGTCACAACTGGTGCTTGGGCAAATTCATTATTAAAAGAAGTAGGTATCAATTTTAATGTCTATTCGACAAAAACACAGACAATTAAACTTCGCTTACCTGAAGCAGATACTTCAAAGTGGCCTGTTGTAATGTTACCGAACAACAAATATATAGTAGGCTTCAATAATCATGAGGTATTAGTTGGCGCTGAGCACCATGAAAATCACGATTTTGAAAGTTTTCAATCTGCTTCTGCTGTATTCGATCTTTTAAAAGTTGCTTTTAAATTTGCACCAGGGTTGAAGGAAGCTGAAATAATCGAATCTAGAGTAGGGTTCAGACCAATAGGTGAAAAAAATCATCCGGTTTTCGGAAAACATCCGACAAATGAAAAGTTAATTATAGCAAACGGTCTTGGAGCCTCCGGTATGACAAGTGGTCCTTTTTTAGGTTTAGAAATTGCCAAAATTGCATTGAACGAGGAAACACATTTGGATCAAACTATTTATCAATATTAA
- a CDS encoding YncE family protein, which produces MSNHLIVLNKDEDTLSIVDMESKKVVQTVETSHNPHEIVVSKDAKKTYIACSLGNKLDVMDNDSFQIIKTIEHVDFKFPHGVELTNDGKKLYLASTFTSKIFLIDTETDEIENVFPTHQKHSHMISFSPDGKTVYVPNIGSDNVTEIDVESESVVNHFPVGKGPEGLAVHPNGKHIYVANQDEDTLFVIDRENYEVLFKRKIGACPVRLVFSPDGKYALTANRYSADISVILTEQKINGQVRPWEIKRIPVGIWAGGIVFRPDGKFAYVANNKTNDISIIDMETLKETERIEVGIHPDGIAYLSK; this is translated from the coding sequence ATGTCTAACCATTTAATTGTACTTAATAAAGACGAAGATACGCTTTCTATCGTCGATATGGAAAGTAAGAAAGTCGTCCAAACAGTCGAAACATCGCACAACCCTCACGAGATAGTCGTTTCAAAAGATGCTAAGAAAACTTATATCGCTTGTTCTCTAGGAAATAAATTAGATGTCATGGATAATGATTCTTTTCAAATCATTAAAACGATCGAACATGTAGATTTCAAATTTCCTCATGGGGTGGAGCTTACGAATGATGGTAAGAAACTATATCTAGCTTCAACTTTTACAAGTAAAATCTTTCTGATTGATACAGAAACTGATGAAATTGAAAATGTATTTCCTACTCACCAGAAGCATTCTCATATGATCTCCTTCTCACCAGACGGCAAGACTGTTTATGTTCCTAATATCGGAAGTGATAATGTCACAGAAATTGATGTTGAGAGTGAATCAGTCGTGAATCATTTCCCTGTAGGGAAAGGGCCTGAAGGATTAGCTGTACATCCAAACGGGAAGCATATATATGTAGCGAACCAAGATGAAGATACCCTATTTGTAATCGATCGCGAAAACTATGAGGTTTTGTTTAAAAGAAAAATCGGTGCATGCCCAGTTCGTTTGGTATTTTCTCCTGATGGTAAATATGCTTTGACCGCTAACCGCTATTCAGCTGATATCTCAGTGATTTTAACTGAACAGAAAATTAATGGACAAGTTAGGCCGTGGGAAATTAAACGCATTCCTGTCGGCATCTGGGCTGGTGGAATCGTATTCCGACCTGACGGAAAATTCGCTTATGTTGCTAATAATAAAACCAACGATATTTCAATTATTGATATGGAAACCTTAAAAGAAACTGAAAGGATTGAGGTTGGAATCCATCCAGACGGCATTGCTTATTTATCTAAATAA
- a CDS encoding ring-cleaving dioxygenase yields the protein MEGLKGIHHVTAITSSAEKNYEFFTYVLGMRLVKKTVNQDDIQTYHLFFADDEGNPGTDMTFFDFPGIPKGSHGTNEIFRTAFRVPSDEALDYWVKRLDRLGVEHKGIQDLFGKKVLPLVDFDEQQFQLISDENDHGVKAGTPWQDGPVPLEYAITGLGPLHIRVDEVDNFKMILEKIYNFKEVEKEGSFYLFEVGEGGNGGQIVVEHNKLLPQAVQGFGTVHHAAFRVEDEKVLKQWRDRYEQVRLPNSGIVDRFFFQSLYARVAPQILIELATDGPGFMGDESYETLGEKLSLPPFLESKREEIEKQVRHFDTVRSDKEFKKE from the coding sequence ATGGAAGGGTTAAAAGGAATACACCACGTAACAGCGATTACTAGCAGTGCTGAAAAAAACTATGAATTTTTTACCTATGTATTAGGTATGAGATTGGTTAAGAAAACAGTGAACCAAGATGATATACAGACGTACCATTTGTTCTTTGCCGATGATGAAGGAAACCCTGGAACGGATATGACTTTCTTCGATTTTCCAGGAATCCCAAAAGGTTCACACGGAACGAATGAAATATTCAGAACGGCTTTCCGAGTCCCATCCGATGAAGCACTTGATTACTGGGTGAAACGTTTAGATCGTTTAGGAGTCGAACATAAGGGGATACAAGATCTTTTCGGAAAAAAAGTTTTACCCCTTGTTGACTTTGACGAACAGCAATTCCAGTTGATTTCTGATGAGAATGATCATGGAGTAAAAGCAGGAACTCCTTGGCAGGATGGCCCAGTGCCATTGGAATACGCAATTACGGGGCTAGGTCCACTCCATATTAGAGTTGATGAAGTGGACAACTTTAAAATGATTCTTGAAAAAATCTACAACTTTAAGGAAGTTGAGAAAGAGGGCTCATTTTATTTGTTCGAAGTTGGTGAAGGCGGTAACGGAGGCCAAATCGTAGTCGAGCATAACAAGTTATTACCTCAGGCAGTGCAAGGTTTTGGTACAGTTCACCATGCAGCATTTCGTGTGGAAGATGAGAAAGTATTGAAACAATGGCGAGACCGTTATGAACAAGTAAGACTTCCAAACTCAGGAATCGTCGATCGTTTCTTTTTCCAATCATTATACGCAAGAGTCGCACCACAGATCTTAATTGAACTGGCGACAGATGGGCCTGGGTTCATGGGTGATGAATCTTATGAAACTCTTGGTGAAAAGTTATCATTACCACCATTCTTGGAATCAAAAAGAGAAGAAATTGAAAAGCAAGTTCGCCATTTTGATACCGTGCGAAGCGATAAGGAATTTAAGAAGGAGTAA
- a CDS encoding ATP-binding cassette domain-containing protein, with protein MLKLKNISVAFKDNKVLDQLDFSATEGEVIGIAAPNGTGKTTMFNVISNYLKPDEGKVVFQGQYEYKSEKDQVKIYQGLTNLPNQDDLFEDLSGVDHIKLFANMWNGKKKGIQSIIDELNMDHYVRNKVKTYSLGMRQRLCFAMMRAADSSVMLMDEVMNGLDISNVSLISDKLIEMKHEGKLMFVASHLLENLDIYADRVLFLRGGKIVHEHDVNNNDETFIKLELNPTEYENFIQKHDVPENHHYISKRLLCIPFSTLPSPDQMEWIEIALEYNHDELDISTLGTLEFYEKYYHDISYIRN; from the coding sequence ATGTTGAAGTTGAAAAATATATCCGTGGCCTTTAAAGATAATAAAGTACTTGATCAATTAGATTTTTCTGCTACTGAGGGAGAGGTGATTGGGATTGCTGCTCCTAACGGTACAGGAAAAACTACGATGTTCAATGTAATCTCCAATTATCTCAAACCTGATGAGGGTAAGGTAGTCTTTCAAGGGCAGTACGAATACAAGTCGGAGAAAGACCAAGTGAAAATTTACCAGGGTTTGACGAACCTCCCTAATCAAGATGACTTGTTTGAAGATCTTTCCGGTGTTGATCATATTAAACTGTTCGCAAATATGTGGAACGGGAAGAAAAAAGGAATTCAATCGATCATCGATGAATTAAATATGGATCATTATGTACGAAATAAAGTCAAAACCTATTCCCTTGGAATGAGGCAACGCTTGTGCTTTGCGATGATGCGTGCAGCTGATTCCTCGGTTATGTTGATGGACGAAGTGATGAATGGTCTTGATATTTCGAATGTAAGTTTAATTTCAGATAAGCTAATTGAAATGAAACACGAAGGCAAACTCATGTTTGTTGCCTCCCACCTTCTAGAAAACCTCGATATTTATGCTGATCGTGTGCTGTTTCTACGTGGAGGAAAGATTGTCCATGAGCATGATGTAAATAACAACGATGAAACGTTCATTAAGCTCGAACTCAACCCTACTGAATACGAAAACTTTATTCAAAAGCATGATGTACCAGAAAACCACCACTATATTTCTAAACGATTGCTTTGCATCCCGTTTAGTACACTTCCGTCCCCCGACCAGATGGAGTGGATCGAAATAGCACTGGAATATAACCATGACGAGTTGGATATCAGCACTCTAGGCACACTTGAATTTTATGAAAAGTATTACCATGATATTAGCTATATTAGGAATTAA
- a CDS encoding Rrf2 family transcriptional regulator, with protein MKLKKYTDYALRVLIYTASVPDGELANKKDISKVFHISENHIGKIVHELNKAEILQTIRGRSGGIKLSKHPSEINIGQVVRLMEGDFEMFECFSKDDNYCIITPACKLKNIVNVALKEFLKVIDQYTLEDLLENKSELQNLMEVDN; from the coding sequence ATGAAACTGAAAAAATATACGGATTACGCGTTGAGAGTATTGATATATACAGCTTCTGTCCCAGATGGCGAGCTGGCAAATAAGAAGGATATTTCGAAAGTCTTCCATATCTCTGAAAATCATATAGGAAAGATTGTCCATGAACTAAATAAAGCTGAGATTCTCCAAACAATTCGAGGGAGAAGCGGAGGGATCAAGCTTTCAAAGCACCCTTCTGAAATCAACATCGGACAAGTAGTGAGGTTGATGGAAGGCGATTTTGAAATGTTCGAGTGTTTCAGTAAAGATGATAATTATTGTATTATTACTCCCGCATGTAAGCTGAAGAATATTGTTAACGTAGCTCTGAAAGAATTTCTCAAAGTGATTGATCAATATACGTTAGAAGACCTTTTGGAAAATAAATCTGAATTACAAAACTTGATGGAAGTCGATAATTAA
- a CDS encoding VOC family protein — MNAWSYMRIARPTNNLEKMRNFYVEVLDLEKIGEFNHNGYHGLLIGLPDQKVHLELLESEHDLETRAPSEDHLLVFYFETKEEIVQIKEELMAHGYKPVEPLNPYWSDKGYTFEDPEGWRIVFCIDIQRYKEGVTFN, encoded by the coding sequence ATGAACGCTTGGAGTTATATGAGAATCGCAAGACCGACGAACAACCTCGAAAAAATGAGAAATTTTTATGTAGAGGTTTTAGATTTAGAAAAAATAGGTGAGTTCAATCACAACGGGTATCATGGACTGTTAATTGGTTTACCAGATCAAAAAGTTCATTTAGAACTACTGGAAAGTGAACATGACCTTGAAACGCGAGCTCCTTCTGAAGACCACTTGCTTGTCTTTTACTTTGAAACGAAAGAAGAAATAGTTCAAATCAAAGAAGAGCTAATGGCACATGGTTACAAACCTGTGGAACCTTTGAATCCTTATTGGAGCGATAAAGGATATACGTTCGAAGATCCAGAAGGTTGGAGGATCGTATTTTGTATTGATATTCAAAGATATAAAGAAGGGGTTACTTTCAACTAA
- a CDS encoding peptide chain release factor 3: MSIHEEANKRRTFAIISHPDAGKTTLTETLLLFGNLIRSAGTVKGKKSGKFATSDWMEIEKQRGISVTSSVMNFPYKGLEVNILDTPGHEDFSEDTYRTLTAVDSVVMIIDATKGIEAQTKKLFKVCRMRGIPIFTFINKMDREGREPLDLLEEIEEVLDIETYPMNYPAGMGKRFLGNFDRHGNQFVRFTSNEEEKAIPYDELDDPQYEQMVAKEEFQLAKDEVSLLDEAGEEFSLDAVLSGKQTPVFFGSALAPFGVQTFFDTFMSMAPPPAPRKSTQGVVQPDNPDFSGFIFKIQANMNPAHRDRVAFVRVCSGKFEREMSVKLARTGKNIKLAQSQQFVASSRDTVQEAYAGDIIGIYDPNVYRIGDTILEGKELFEYDELPQFPPEQYKTVTAKNVMKSKQFKKGIEQLVQEGAIQLFTKYRTESYIIGAVGELQFDVFKYRMQNEYNSEVILENIGERVPRWIGDEKIDDSLFDERNMLVKDRDGTPVVLFKNEFSLNWFKDKHPDVDLIDLYEANEYSQNQWG; encoded by the coding sequence ATGAGTATACATGAAGAAGCAAATAAAAGAAGAACTTTTGCGATCATATCGCATCCGGATGCAGGTAAAACTACGTTGACCGAAACGTTATTATTGTTCGGGAATTTAATCCGGTCAGCAGGAACTGTCAAAGGGAAAAAATCAGGAAAGTTCGCTACTTCGGATTGGATGGAGATTGAGAAACAACGTGGAATATCTGTTACCTCAAGTGTGATGAATTTTCCATACAAAGGACTTGAAGTCAATATTTTAGACACTCCCGGTCACGAAGATTTCAGTGAGGATACTTACAGGACATTAACTGCAGTAGATAGTGTTGTCATGATCATTGATGCGACAAAAGGAATTGAAGCTCAGACGAAGAAGCTATTCAAGGTATGTCGTATGCGTGGGATACCGATATTTACGTTCATCAATAAAATGGACCGTGAAGGTCGCGAGCCACTTGATTTATTAGAAGAAATCGAAGAAGTTCTGGATATTGAAACATATCCTATGAATTACCCTGCAGGAATGGGGAAAAGGTTTTTAGGGAATTTCGATCGACATGGTAATCAATTTGTACGATTTACTAGCAATGAAGAAGAGAAAGCTATTCCTTATGATGAGTTGGATGATCCTCAGTATGAACAAATGGTAGCAAAAGAAGAGTTTCAGTTGGCAAAAGATGAAGTATCCTTGCTGGATGAAGCTGGTGAAGAATTCTCGTTAGATGCAGTGTTATCGGGTAAGCAAACGCCCGTCTTTTTTGGAAGTGCCTTAGCACCGTTTGGAGTACAGACCTTCTTTGATACGTTCATGTCAATGGCTCCACCACCAGCTCCTAGAAAATCAACTCAAGGGGTTGTACAACCAGATAACCCTGATTTTTCAGGTTTTATCTTTAAGATCCAAGCCAACATGAACCCTGCTCATAGAGACAGAGTGGCATTCGTACGTGTCTGTTCAGGAAAATTCGAACGGGAAATGAGTGTCAAACTTGCTCGTACTGGAAAGAACATAAAACTTGCACAGTCTCAGCAATTTGTTGCTTCTTCACGAGACACCGTACAAGAAGCGTACGCTGGAGACATTATCGGTATTTACGATCCTAACGTGTACCGCATAGGTGATACTATTTTAGAAGGTAAAGAACTTTTCGAATATGATGAACTGCCACAATTTCCACCTGAACAATATAAAACAGTAACAGCGAAGAACGTTATGAAATCAAAGCAGTTCAAAAAGGGTATTGAACAACTCGTTCAAGAGGGAGCTATTCAGCTGTTCACTAAATATCGAACAGAGTCTTATATTATCGGGGCGGTTGGTGAACTTCAATTCGACGTATTCAAATATCGAATGCAGAATGAATACAACTCTGAAGTAATCTTGGAGAATATTGGCGAACGGGTACCAAGATGGATCGGCGATGAAAAAATAGATGATTCGCTTTTCGATGAACGTAATATGTTAGTAAAAGATCGAGATGGAACACCAGTTGTTTTATTCAAAAATGAATTCTCCTTGAACTGGTTCAAAGATAAACATCCAGATGTTGACTTGATAGACTTGTATGAAGCGAACGAATATAGTCAAAATCAATGGGGTTAA
- a CDS encoding 3D domain-containing protein, giving the protein MKKVAVSLATGIVLAGAGAYSAAADGSHEVKSGDTLWGISQEHNTSVDEIKDINNLDSNLILPGDSIKLSGSTNTEGTYKVQSGDTLWGISQEQGVQVNQLKQWNDLQSDLILVGQELALDGQYTAETANQSTSNNEATESSQSEQAADESASASESNVEQASQEVAGETFTVSATAYTADCAGCSGITANGTNLNENPNAKVIAVDPNVIPLGTKVYVEGYGEAIAADTGGAIKGNKIDLHVPTKAEAFDWGVRNVEITILDEQ; this is encoded by the coding sequence ATGAAAAAAGTCGCTGTATCACTTGCGACAGGCATAGTACTTGCAGGAGCGGGTGCTTACTCTGCAGCAGCAGACGGAAGTCACGAAGTCAAAAGCGGAGACACTCTATGGGGGATTTCCCAAGAACACAACACTTCAGTTGATGAAATAAAAGATATAAACAACTTAGATTCAAACTTAATTCTCCCTGGAGATTCTATAAAGTTATCAGGAAGCACCAACACTGAAGGGACTTACAAAGTCCAATCAGGAGATACTCTTTGGGGAATTTCCCAAGAACAAGGTGTACAAGTTAACCAACTTAAACAATGGAACGATTTACAATCTGATCTAATCTTAGTTGGTCAGGAACTAGCTCTTGACGGTCAATATACTGCAGAGACAGCAAACCAAAGCACTTCAAATAACGAAGCTACTGAATCAAGTCAATCTGAACAAGCAGCTGATGAATCAGCATCTGCTTCTGAGTCTAACGTTGAACAAGCTTCCCAAGAAGTAGCGGGAGAAACTTTCACCGTATCAGCAACAGCTTATACTGCTGATTGTGCAGGATGTTCAGGCATAACTGCTAATGGAACGAACTTGAACGAAAATCCAAATGCAAAAGTAATTGCAGTAGATCCAAATGTTATTCCATTAGGCACTAAAGTATATGTTGAAGGTTATGGTGAAGCTATCGCAGCTGACACTGGCGGAGCAATCAAAGGTAACAAAATTGATTTACACGTACCAACAAAAGCAGAGGCTTTTGACTGGGGCGTACGAAACGTAGAAATCACAATCTTAGATGAACAATAA
- a CDS encoding amidase: protein MSNLQALQHIDATRQKELIDRREISSLELTRYYIEQIEKKNQNLNAVVYEMFDEALHQVKEGKIFDGPFSGMPFLIKDLNSIKGHPATSGSEMLQNFTPTQDDEIVRRFREAGLVFLGKTNTTEFGFLPTTEPTLFGPTRNPWNTTLSAGGSSGGAAAAVASGMIPFAHASDGGGSIRIPASACGLFGFKPSRGVLPYSMYMNHLSVNHAVTRSVRDSAGLLDVLKGGTSYELYPTLDQSSSFSSSLEKPTQKLRIAYSSDFGGQVEIDQDTRQALNQTVQLLRGLGHEVVEMDPPIDFSNFTKHFMNIWLAAGSVIIDHLGKASGEEPSEKNLEPLSFNVLKEGEKLTAFTYEESRVLIQLEVQKYLSMFREFDVLLSPVMNTTPKTLGSFQSDDIHSMHTTMMEYCSFTQIANVSGQPSMSVPLHWTDEGLPVGMQFTGQIGDDADLFKLASQLENAQPWFHQYKAL from the coding sequence ATGTCAAACCTACAAGCGTTACAACACATTGATGCAACAAGACAAAAAGAGTTAATTGATAGACGAGAGATCTCTTCATTAGAGTTGACTCGATATTATATCGAACAAATTGAAAAGAAAAATCAAAATTTGAATGCTGTCGTGTATGAAATGTTCGATGAGGCACTCCATCAGGTGAAGGAAGGGAAAATATTCGACGGTCCTTTTTCAGGTATGCCTTTCCTTATAAAAGATTTGAATTCGATTAAAGGACATCCAGCTACCAGTGGATCCGAAATGTTACAAAATTTCACACCTACTCAGGATGATGAAATTGTTCGTAGATTTCGAGAGGCTGGCCTCGTTTTTCTAGGAAAAACGAATACCACAGAATTCGGTTTTTTACCTACAACAGAGCCTACCCTTTTCGGTCCAACAAGGAACCCATGGAACACGACGTTATCAGCTGGTGGATCAAGTGGTGGGGCAGCTGCAGCAGTGGCATCAGGGATGATTCCGTTCGCACATGCAAGTGATGGGGGAGGCTCAATTAGAATTCCTGCTTCCGCCTGCGGGCTTTTTGGATTCAAGCCATCTCGTGGGGTACTACCATACTCTATGTATATGAATCATTTGTCAGTTAACCATGCTGTTACGCGTTCAGTAAGGGATAGTGCAGGTTTACTTGATGTATTGAAGGGTGGGACTTCGTATGAACTATATCCCACACTTGATCAAAGTTCCAGTTTCTCTTCATCCCTTGAAAAGCCTACTCAGAAATTACGAATAGCATATTCTTCAGATTTCGGTGGTCAGGTAGAAATCGATCAGGATACTCGTCAAGCTCTGAATCAGACCGTTCAATTATTGAGGGGATTAGGCCATGAAGTTGTGGAAATGGATCCTCCTATTGATTTCTCAAACTTTACAAAACACTTTATGAATATCTGGTTGGCTGCGGGCTCCGTTATCATCGACCACCTCGGAAAGGCGAGTGGAGAAGAGCCCTCAGAAAAAAACCTAGAGCCATTGTCATTTAACGTTTTGAAGGAAGGGGAAAAGCTCACAGCGTTCACATATGAGGAGTCAAGAGTACTTATTCAATTAGAAGTTCAAAAATATCTATCTATGTTTCGAGAATTCGATGTTTTGCTTTCACCCGTCATGAATACCACACCGAAAACTTTAGGTTCTTTTCAATCTGATGACATTCATTCGATGCACACTACTATGATGGAATATTGTAGTTTCACTCAAATTGCGAACGTATCAGGACAACCTTCTATGAGTGTACCACTTCATTGGACGGATGAAGGACTGCCGGTGGGTATGCAGTTTACTGGCCAAATAGGTGATGATGCTGATTTATTCAAACTAGCCAGTCAACTAGAGAATGCACAACCTTGGTTCCATCAATATAAGGCACTATAG
- a CDS encoding TIGR02206 family membrane protein, which produces MTEIIGFERDMYPFQTFSMTHILAIAFMFLSIAVLYKLRHQLHSYKKIVTVFLVFLLLISEITFHLWFLWNGRWDVSINLPLQLCSLSIYLCVFMLISKNYRVFEVCFFISMAGAVIAIITPELFFGYPHLRFFQFFIAHIAIILSCFYMLWVEKFLLTFSSVIRSFVFLNLLATIIFIINQQLGSNYMFLAHKPSNSSIIDYLGPYPWYILSLEIVAILIFLLIYLLVSKFQRKLF; this is translated from the coding sequence ATGACCGAGATTATTGGTTTTGAACGTGATATGTATCCATTTCAAACTTTCTCCATGACACATATATTGGCGATTGCTTTTATGTTTCTTTCCATTGCAGTTTTATATAAACTCCGCCATCAACTTCACTCTTATAAAAAAATCGTGACCGTTTTTCTTGTTTTCCTTTTACTTATAAGCGAGATCACTTTTCACCTTTGGTTTCTTTGGAATGGTCGCTGGGATGTAAGTATCAACCTACCACTTCAGCTTTGTTCTTTATCCATATACTTATGTGTGTTCATGCTGATTTCCAAAAATTATCGTGTATTCGAAGTGTGCTTTTTCATAAGTATGGCTGGAGCAGTCATCGCAATCATAACACCAGAACTATTCTTCGGTTACCCTCATTTACGGTTCTTTCAGTTTTTTATTGCACACATAGCCATCATACTTTCATGTTTCTATATGTTATGGGTTGAAAAGTTCTTACTTACTTTTTCATCTGTCATTCGCTCATTTGTGTTTCTTAATTTATTAGCAACCATCATTTTCATCATAAACCAACAACTTGGATCTAATTATATGTTCCTGGCTCACAAACCTAGTAATTCAAGTATCATCGACTATCTCGGGCCTTATCCTTGGTATATCTTATCACTAGAGATAGTAGCAATTCTAATCTTCTTACTTATATATTTGTTGGTATCAAAATTTCAACGCAAGCTCTTTTAA
- a CDS encoding 3-ketoacyl-ACP reductase: MAQEIKGKVAYVTGAGSGIGKATALSLAKEGVHLALIARTESNLQAVAKEVESYGVNVAFEPVDISDLTAVEQAILDLKNKVGPADILINNAGIGSKGTMLDADPAEWKRAFEVNVFGTYHVTRAVLPHMIEKDQGDIINISSSNGLKATAGASAYSGSKFAVQGMMEALMQEVRKNNIRVFTMNPSLVATELAFGEQLNEKNADKYMQPEDLAEFMIAQLKLDQRIFIKQSLQWATNPF; this comes from the coding sequence ATGGCACAAGAAATTAAAGGAAAAGTTGCGTATGTCACTGGGGCAGGTAGTGGAATCGGCAAAGCTACCGCCCTCTCATTAGCAAAAGAAGGTGTACATTTAGCCCTGATTGCAAGAACTGAAAGTAACCTTCAAGCAGTGGCAAAAGAAGTTGAGAGCTATGGTGTGAACGTCGCTTTTGAACCAGTAGATATTTCAGACCTAACTGCCGTTGAACAGGCGATCCTGGATTTGAAAAATAAAGTTGGCCCTGCTGATATTCTAATCAATAACGCAGGAATCGGATCGAAAGGAACGATGTTAGATGCTGATCCTGCAGAATGGAAGCGTGCTTTTGAAGTGAATGTATTTGGTACCTATCATGTAACGAGAGCCGTTCTTCCCCACATGATTGAAAAAGATCAGGGAGACATCATAAACATCTCTTCTAGTAACGGCTTGAAAGCCACTGCGGGAGCGTCAGCATATAGTGGTTCTAAATTTGCTGTGCAAGGAATGATGGAAGCCTTAATGCAAGAGGTCAGAAAAAATAACATCCGTGTTTTCACAATGAACCCTAGTCTCGTCGCGACGGAACTCGCATTTGGTGAACAATTAAATGAAAAGAATGCAGATAAATACATGCAGCCAGAAGATTTGGCTGAGTTCATGATTGCACAATTGAAGTTGGATCAACGGATTTTTATCAAACAATCACTGCAGTGGGCGACGAATCCATTTTAA